The following coding sequences are from one Streptomyces venezuelae window:
- a CDS encoding recombinase family protein translates to MKRWGMAADPYILVEQYDCPMSTCQAPTGSPCRTAKGRVAIQYHTARFRLVPHLKKELSVPTPAARKPGQRWEALPAPTAAKTGGATGNVRIGYARASTARQSLDYQLDALNDADVSRIFSEKVSTRVKARPELTKAIEFARELRTTGLEVTLVVHEHKRLGRGADLVNLAESLKEYGIRLEFLTGELRGEHDPSGPMFAFCAAMSGMEREYIRERTLDGHETARKNGKTIGGASVTDDDMLGMALHLRDQNLSLREIAGKLVITSGRKKGQHPSPATVMRMLRDHDEAAALAQ, encoded by the coding sequence ATGAAACGATGGGGTATGGCCGCCGACCCGTACATCCTCGTCGAGCAATACGACTGCCCGATGTCCACCTGCCAGGCCCCCACCGGCTCTCCCTGCCGAACCGCCAAGGGCCGCGTCGCGATCCAATACCACACTGCCCGTTTCCGGCTCGTCCCGCACCTGAAGAAGGAACTCAGCGTTCCAACTCCCGCTGCTCGCAAGCCCGGACAGCGGTGGGAAGCTCTACCCGCCCCCACGGCGGCGAAGACTGGCGGCGCCACCGGCAACGTGCGCATCGGATACGCGCGAGCCTCCACCGCCCGCCAGTCCCTCGACTACCAGCTCGACGCGCTCAACGATGCCGACGTCAGCCGGATCTTCTCCGAGAAGGTCAGCACCCGCGTCAAAGCCCGGCCCGAACTGACCAAGGCCATCGAGTTCGCGCGCGAACTCCGCACGACCGGGCTCGAAGTGACGCTCGTCGTCCACGAGCACAAGCGTCTCGGCCGCGGCGCCGACCTCGTCAACCTCGCCGAGAGCCTCAAGGAGTACGGCATCCGCCTGGAGTTCCTCACCGGCGAGCTCCGCGGCGAACACGACCCGTCCGGACCGATGTTCGCGTTCTGCGCCGCCATGTCCGGCATGGAACGCGAGTACATCCGCGAGCGTACCCTCGACGGGCACGAGACCGCCCGCAAGAACGGCAAGACCATCGGCGGCGCCAGCGTCACCGACGACGACATGCTCGGCATGGCACTCCACCTGCGCGACCAGAACCTCAGCCTGCGCGAGATCGCAGGCAAGCTCGTCATCACAAGCGGCAGGAAGAAAGGGCAGCATCCGTCGCCAGCAACCGTGATGCGGATGCTCCGCGACCACGACGAGGCCGCAGCCCTGGCGCAGTGA